The following are encoded together in the Methanofastidiosum sp. genome:
- a CDS encoding SRPBCC family protein has product MEIYKEYFVKHSIEIKAPPEEIWKFFYNIEQNYSSWHPEDHILFKWTKGNPLEVGSTFYSEQKMSGEVAKLKGSCTEIILNRKIVLKFDFPTSFMCPKIEWLIEPKGKSSVFTALTYYKFGRLFLKFSKDKVEYILQTSNEHMQEEGKNIKKILEEKS; this is encoded by the coding sequence ATGGAAATCTATAAGGAATACTTCGTAAAGCATTCAATTGAGATTAAAGCGCCACCAGAGGAAATATGGAAATTTTTCTACAATATTGAACAGAACTATAGTTCTTGGCATCCTGAAGACCATATTTTGTTCAAATGGACGAAGGGAAATCCTCTAGAAGTCGGTTCAACTTTCTATTCAGAACAAAAAATGAGTGGTGAAGTTGCAAAACTCAAAGGTAGTTGCACTGAAATTATTCTTAACAGGAAAATTGTATTGAAGTTTGACTTTCCAACATCTTTTATGTGTCCAAAGATTGAATGGCTAATCGAGCCCAAGGGAAAAAGTTCAGTCTTTACTGCATTGACATATTATAAATTTGGTAGATTATTCCTTAAATTCAGCAAAGATAAAGTTGAGTATATTCTTCAAACGTCAAATGAGCACATGCAAGAAGAAGGGAAAAATATTAAAAAGATTTTAGAAGAAAAATCATAG